In the genome of Sebastes umbrosus isolate fSebUmb1 chromosome 14, fSebUmb1.pri, whole genome shotgun sequence, one region contains:
- the slc25a39 gene encoding solute carrier family 25 member 39 isoform X3 produces the protein MGERAVSGSVAAISPVQQMLASGTGALLTSIFVTPLDVVKIRLQAQQKPFRQALACESTAWGGVIRPPKWKCFLYCNGLMDHVYVCQNGTSCTSWYKTPTHFSGTLDAFVKITRHEGLRSLWSGLPPTLVMAVPATVIYFTCYDQLRDFLRYGLGFQGSHIPLVAGGLARLGAVTVISPLELVRTKMQSRQVSYSELRVCIRSAVAQDGLLSLWRGWGPTVLRDVPFSALYWFNYELVKARLCEQSRLTQANFSISFTAGAVSGAIAAILTLPFDVVKTRRQIQLGEMDTLGGLCLYPEVLTAESLKSCVFFVELWILYEYL, from the exons ATGGGGGAACGGGCTGTCAGCGGCTCCGTGGCTGCGATCTCTCCAGTGCAGCAGATGCTGGCTTCTGGTACTGGAGCCCTCCTCACATCTATTTTTG TCACACCGCTGGACGTTGTGAAGATCAGGCTGCAGGCTCAGCAAAAACCGTTCCGCCAAG CTTTAGCTTGTGAATCTACTGCGTGGGGTGGTGTCATTCGCCCTCCCAAGT GGAAATGTTTCCTGTATTGTAATGGACTGATGGATCACGTCTATGTGTGTCAAAATGGAACCAGTTGCACCAGCTGGTacaaaacaccaacacattTCAGTGGGACACTT GATGCTTTTGTGAAAATCACTCGTCACGAAGGACTCAGATCTTTGTGGAGTGGACTACCACCAACACT ggtTATGGCTGTACCTGCTACCGTCATCTACTTCACCTGCTACGACCAGCTGCGGGACTTCCTGAGATACGGTCTGGGTTTCCAGGGCAGCCACATCCCTCTCGTTGCTGGGGGCCTGGCCAGAT tgggGGCTGTGACGGTGATCAGCCCTTTGGAGCTGGTCAGGACCAAGATGCAGTCCCGCCAGGTGTCCTACAGCGAACTGCGGGTGTGTATCCGCTCTGCTGTGGCTCAGGACGGACTGCTGTCCCTGTGGAGGGGCTGGGGACCCACCGTCCTCAGAGACGTACCCTTCTCTG CGTTGTACTGGTTTAACTATGAGCTGGTAAAGGCCCGGCTGTGTGAACAGTCCCGACTGACTCAGGCCAACTTCTCCATCAGCTTTACAGCAGGAGCCGTCTCTGGAGCT ATCGCCGCAATCCTGACGCTGCCTTTTGACGTGGTGAAGACACGGAGACAGATCCAGCTGGGAGAAATGGACACTCTGGGAGGTCTGTGCTTATATCCAGAGGTGTTAACA GCTGAATCCCtgaaaagttgtgttttttttgttgaactctGGATTCTTTATGAATatttgtga